Proteins encoded within one genomic window of Hahella chejuensis KCTC 2396:
- a CDS encoding IS5-like element ISHch3 family transposase (programmed frameshift), translating to MDTLWEVPDELWLRIEPILKEDWQPSAKGGRPIGNWRGYLNGIIFRMRSGCQWNQLPRRFGDDATVHRWFQRWSKNGVMEKIWASLLRDCQELEGVDWEWQSADGWLGKKPALGGENVGPNPTDRGKKGTKKSLLVEAEGGPLGLVIAGANVNDHKLLEATLESIVVERPAPTVEARQHLCLDKGYDNVASEDVAARHDYIPHICRIGEEAQPADRHPSGKPRRWVVERTFGWLSKCRALLIRYDKKDSNYLGLLQLACGLLWFRRMWRLQGRQ from the exons CTGGACACTCTATGGGAAGTACCGGACGAGCTATGGCTACGAATCGAACCCATTTTAAAAGAAGACTGGCAACCCAGCGCCAAGGGTGGCCGCCCCATCGGCAACTGGAGGGGCTATTTGAACGGGATTATTTTTCGGATGCGTTCAGGCTGTCAGTGGAACCAGTTGCCCCGCCGATTTGGGGATGACGCCACGGTCCATCGCTGGTTTCAGCGCTGGAGTAAAAACGGCGTGATGGAGAAGATCTGGGCGAGTCTATTGCGAGACTGCCAGGAACTGGAAGGGGTGGACTGGGAATGGCAAAGTGCGGACGGCTGGCTGGGGAA AAAGCCCGCTTTGGGGGGGGAGAATGTGGGGCCGAACCCGACAGACCGAGGCAAGAAGGGAACCAAGAAAAGCCTGCTGGTGGAAGCCGAGGGAGGCCCCTTGGGACTCGTCATCGCCGGAGCCAATGTCAACGACCATAAGCTGCTGGAAGCGACGCTGGAGTCGATTGTGGTAGAGCGTCCGGCTCCAACGGTGGAGGCGCGGCAGCATTTATGCCTGGATAAGGGGTATGACAATGTGGCGAGCGAAGACGTGGCAGCCCGGCATGACTACATACCGCATATCTGCCGAATTGGCGAGGAGGCGCAGCCAGCGGACCGTCATCCAAGTGGAAAGCCCCGGCGTTGGGTAGTGGAGCGCACGTTTGGTTGGCTGTCTAAGTGCCGTGCGTTACTGATTCGCTATGACAAAAAGGACAGCAACTATCTGGGATTGCTGCAATTGGCATGTGGTCTGTTATGGTTTCGGCGGATGTGGCGGCTACAGGGGCGTCAATGA
- the istB gene encoding IS21-like element ISSpu5 family helper ATPase IstB has protein sequence MLKHPTLDKLHALKLTGMAAALEDQSATPDISDLSFEERLGLLVDREMTERDNQRMSSRLRRAKLRHAAILEDLDYRNSRGLDKGLVQSLAGCQWVKERLNVLITGPTGVGKTWLACALAHKACREGYTAQYVRLTRLLRELIIAKGDGQYSKLLTSLAKVDVLILDDWGLMKLSAENRRDLLEVLEDRHGGRSTIATSQLPIEEWHGLIGDATLADAILDRLVHNAYKINLRGESMRKQQAKLTGAETLE, from the coding sequence ATGCTGAAACATCCCACACTGGATAAACTCCACGCTCTCAAGTTAACCGGCATGGCCGCCGCCCTGGAGGATCAGTCGGCCACCCCCGACATCAGCGACCTGAGCTTCGAGGAGCGCCTTGGATTGCTGGTCGACCGGGAAATGACCGAGCGGGACAACCAGCGCATGAGCAGCCGGTTGCGCCGGGCCAAGCTGCGACACGCCGCCATCCTCGAAGACCTGGATTACCGGAACTCACGAGGCCTGGATAAAGGACTGGTCCAGTCACTGGCTGGATGCCAGTGGGTAAAGGAGCGCCTGAACGTGCTCATCACCGGCCCCACCGGGGTCGGCAAAACCTGGTTGGCCTGCGCCCTGGCGCATAAGGCCTGCCGGGAAGGCTACACCGCACAGTATGTGCGCCTGACCCGACTGTTGCGGGAGCTGATCATTGCCAAAGGCGACGGCCAATACTCGAAACTCCTGACCAGCCTCGCCAAGGTTGACGTGCTGATCCTGGATGACTGGGGGCTGATGAAGCTGAGCGCGGAGAACCGAAGAGACTTGCTGGAGGTTCTGGAAGACCGGCACGGAGGGCGCTCCACCATCGCCACTAGCCAATTACCCATTGAGGAATGGCACGGACTGATCGGTGACGCGACCCTCGCAGATGCCATTCTGGATCGTCTGGTTCACAACGCCTACAAGATCAATCTCAGGGGCGAGTCCATGCGGAAACAGCAGGCAAAGTTGACGGGCGCCGAGACTTTGGAGTAA
- a CDS encoding DUF2971 domain-containing protein translates to MSSDQPKNLYRYRQFSATTIESLCHDNLYFSSPANFNDPLDCQPSVISDNDNKTLRKLLSELIKRRVTSQSIASLTKASIGGDRARNHAEKLGAQAAEFELSSIAYHSTNPEYECGKEEAENWLLTSEIESELLKQYDRGVCCFSSTVNNPLLWSHYGDQHHGLCIGYTLNRTPIPTVHKVEYGGNREVKTSLITKAFLEKDQKSQDKLDRDVLLRKASPWKYEREWRLIGDRGLQDSPLALVDVTFGLRCPVAIKHSVIKALESRSGAVKFYEIYRRRGSFNLLRRPVDTGEMQAFLPYTAMSGIEMFGELVTDLSG, encoded by the coding sequence ATGTCTTCTGATCAACCCAAAAACCTCTATCGTTACCGTCAGTTTAGTGCAACGACAATTGAGTCGCTGTGTCACGACAATTTGTACTTCTCAAGTCCAGCGAACTTTAATGACCCTTTAGATTGTCAACCATCTGTAATTTCTGACAATGACAACAAGACGCTACGTAAGCTCCTGTCAGAGTTAATAAAGCGGAGAGTTACTTCCCAATCGATCGCCTCTTTAACGAAAGCAAGTATTGGTGGAGATAGAGCCCGAAATCATGCAGAAAAACTGGGCGCACAAGCGGCCGAATTTGAGCTTTCAAGTATTGCCTATCATTCCACGAATCCAGAATATGAGTGTGGCAAAGAAGAGGCTGAAAATTGGCTTTTGACCAGTGAAATCGAGAGCGAGCTTTTGAAGCAGTACGATCGTGGAGTCTGCTGCTTTTCGTCCACGGTTAATAACCCCCTTCTTTGGAGCCACTACGGAGATCAGCATCATGGACTTTGCATTGGTTATACGCTTAATCGAACTCCCATACCGACTGTACACAAAGTTGAATACGGTGGTAACCGGGAGGTAAAGACTAGTTTGATAACTAAAGCGTTTCTTGAGAAGGATCAAAAATCTCAGGATAAGCTTGATCGTGATGTGTTGCTCCGAAAGGCATCCCCATGGAAATATGAGCGCGAATGGCGATTGATAGGTGATAGAGGGCTTCAGGACTCACCTCTAGCACTTGTGGACGTTACTTTTGGGCTTCGCTGTCCAGTGGCAATTAAGCACTCCGTAATTAAAGCCCTTGAATCGAGGAGTGGTGCGGTAAAGTTCTATGAAATATATCGTAGGCGGGGAAGTTTCAATCTATTACGGAGGCCAGTGGATACTGGTGAAATGCAAGCATTTCTACCATACACTGCAATGTCGGGTATTGAGATGTTTGGGGAGCTAGTTACTGATTTGTCAGGGTGA
- a CDS encoding HNH endonuclease, with protein sequence MAKLVKLSNTSWEQPFRDRKKEVHLWTSQSEVAEYCKLKDGTKRLLQITFEPRFGIDLIDYFQITSGREVRFPQELQDIIRPIVLNNPNSYFVVRVLNVEENEGSPPLNELNTDGSATIKTRVGQQRFRSALMEYWGGCALSGLQLPEILKASHIKPWRESDHTERLDPFNGILLSPTYDALFDRGYISFDDSGRIILSESAKRLSADLGLSKSMKLRKLDDRHRKYLRVHRSFFDPNR encoded by the coding sequence ATGGCTAAGCTAGTAAAGCTCTCAAATACCTCGTGGGAACAACCATTCCGAGACCGAAAAAAAGAAGTTCACTTGTGGACCTCTCAAAGTGAGGTCGCAGAGTATTGCAAACTGAAAGACGGAACGAAACGGTTACTCCAAATTACCTTTGAGCCACGTTTCGGCATTGATCTGATAGATTATTTTCAGATTACTAGTGGACGTGAGGTCAGATTTCCCCAGGAATTACAGGATATCATTAGGCCTATAGTTTTGAACAACCCGAACTCCTACTTCGTTGTTCGTGTCCTTAATGTGGAAGAGAATGAAGGTTCACCACCCCTTAACGAACTAAATACGGACGGTTCGGCGACCATCAAGACCCGAGTAGGCCAACAGAGATTCCGCAGTGCGCTTATGGAGTATTGGGGAGGTTGCGCGCTGAGTGGCCTCCAGCTTCCCGAAATACTAAAGGCATCTCACATCAAGCCGTGGAGGGAGTCTGACCATACAGAACGGCTCGACCCTTTCAATGGGATTTTGCTCTCTCCCACCTACGATGCTCTTTTCGATAGAGGATATATCTCCTTCGATGATAGCGGTCGAATAATACTCTCGGAGTCGGCGAAGCGGCTCTCTGCAGATCTTGGCCTTTCCAAAAGCATGAAATTGAGAAAATTAGACGACCGACATAGGAAATACTTACGTGTCCACCGTAGCTTCTTCGACCCGAATCGCTAA